From the genome of Ziziphus jujuba cultivar Dongzao chromosome 6, ASM3175591v1, one region includes:
- the LOC107431341 gene encoding alcohol acyl transferase 1 allele GSa-like produces MAISSSPCLAFHVKRCKPELVVPSKPTPHEVKYLSDIDDQEGLRFQVPFIWFYENKKNHNNSTTPSMELGKDPVKVIREGLGKALVYYYPFAGRLMEGYNRKLIVECNGKGVLFIEADADISLDQLGDRIQSPYSFLDEFLRNVKGSDGILGCPLLLIQVTRLACGGFVLALRFNHTMCDSFGVFLFLKTMAEMADGAEEPSIPPVWQRELLTARNPPRVTCIHHEYHQQAIIMTGEMNSLDQTNNLVHRSFFFGPYQIKAIQNHLPQNLISFFSRYELLTACLWRCRTLALKLDDEDIVRVSCMLTARGKDQGSSLPLGYYGNAFAFPAAVSKARDLCKNSLGYAAALVKKAKAEMNEEYIRSVADLMVMNGRPTYIATGNFLVSDVRNARLGDVDFGWGLPEYAGPAMAFPRISFYVKHRNKCEDGILVPICLPFWAMERFQKELMAMTQEDAKATEIISKL; encoded by the exons ATGGCAATATCATCATCACCATGCTTAGCATTCCATGTGAAACGTTGTAAGCCAGAACTAGTTGTACCCTCAAAACCAACACCACATGAAGTAAAGTACCTCTCAGACATTGATGACCAGGAGGGCTTAAGATTTCAAGTTCCGTTTATATGGTTTTACGAGAACAAGAAAAATCACAATAACAGTACTACTCCTTCAATGGAATTAGGAAAAGACCCTGTTAAAGTTATTAGGGAAGGACTTGGTAAGGCACTGGTTTATTACTACCCATTTGCTGGTAGACTTATGGAAGGTTATAACAGGAAGCTTATTGTGGAATGTAATGGCAAAGGGGTTTTGTTCATTGAGGCTGATGCTGATATTAGCCTTGACCAATTGGGTGATAGAATTCAATCTCCATATTCATTTCTTGATGAATTTCTTCGTAATGTTAAAGGATCAGATGGTATTCTTGGTTGTCCTTTGTTGTTAATTCAG GTGACTCGTTTGGCATGTGGAGGTTTTGTTTTGGCGTTGCGTTTTAACCACACAATGTGTGATTCATTTGGAGTGTTTCTGTTCTTGAAAACAATGGCAGAGATGGCAGATGGAGCAGAAGAGCCTTCAATTCCACCAGTATGGCAGAGGGAGCTCTTGACTGCCCGAAACCCACCGCGCGTAACTTGCATACACCATGAATATCATCAACAAGCAATAATTATGACTGGTGAAATGAACTCATTGGATCAAACCAACAACCTAGTCCATCGCTCTTTCTTCTTTGGTCCTTACCAAATAAAGGCCATCCAAAACCATCTTCCTCAAAACCTCATTAGCTTTTTTTCCCGATACGAGTTACTAACAGCTTGTCTATGGAGATGTCGTACGCTTGCACTGAAACTCGACGATGAGGACATCGTTAGAGTTTCGTGCATGCTGACTGCTCGAGGCAAGGACCAAGGTTCAAGTCTGCCTTTAGGGTACTATGGCAATGCATTTGCATTTCCAGCTGCTGTTTCGAAAGCTAGAGATTTATGCAAAAACTCGTTGGGATATGCAGCGGCGTTGGTGAAGAAGGCAAAAGCTGAAATGAATGAAGAGTACATAAGATCAGTAGCAGATCTTATGGTAATGAATGGAAGACCGACCTATATTGCAACAGGGAATTTTCTTGTTAGTGATGTAAGAAATGCTCGGTTAGGAGATGTGGATTTTGGTTGGGGTTTGCCTGAATATGCAGGACCTGCCATGGCTTTCCCTCGAATAAGCTTCTATGTGAAGCATAGAAACAAATGTGAAGATGGGATTTTGGTACCAATTTGCTTGCCTTTTTGGGCTATGGAGAGGTTTCAGAAAGAGCTTATGGCAATGACTCAAGAGGATGCTAAAGCAACTGAAATTATATCCAAACTTTAA